Proteins from one Escherichia coli genomic window:
- the rsxC gene encoding electron transport complex subunit RsxC translates to MLKLFSAFRQNKIWDFNGGIHPPEMKTQSNGTPLRQVPLAQRFVIPLKQHIGAEGELCVSVGDKVLRGQPLTRGRGKMLPVHAPTSGTVTAIAPHSTAHPSALAELSVIIDADGEDCWIPRDGWDDYRSRSREELIERIHQFGVAGLGGAGFPTGVKLQGGGDKIETLIINAAECEPYITADDRLMQDCAAQVVEGIRILAHILQPREILIGIEDNKPQAISMLRAVLADSHDISLRVIPTKYPSGGAKQLTYILTGKQVPHGGRSSDIGVLMQNVGTAYAVKRAVIDGEPITERVVTLTGEAIARPGNVWARLGTPVRHLLNDARFCPSADQMVIMGGPLMGFTLPWLDVPVVKITNCLLAPSANELGEPQEEQNCIRCSACADACPADLLPQQLYWFSKGQQHDKATTHNIADCIECGACAWVCPSNIPLVQYFRQEKAEIAAIRQEEKRAAEAKARFEARQARLEREKAARLERHKSAAVQPAAKDKDAIAAALARVKEKQAQATQPIVIKAGERPDNSAIIAAREARKAQARAKQAELQQTNDAATVADPRKTAVEAAIARAKARKLEQQQANAEPEEQVDPRKSAVEAAIARAKARKLEQQQANAEPEQQVDPRKAAVEAAIARAKARKLEQQQANAEPDETVDPRKAAVEAAIARVKARKLEQQQANAEPEEQVDPRKAAVEAAIARAKARKREQQQANAEAEEPVDPRKAAVAAAIARVQAKKAAQQKVVNED, encoded by the coding sequence ATGCTTAAGTTATTCTCTGCATTCAGACAAAATAAAATCTGGGATTTCAACGGCGGCATCCATCCACCGGAGATGAAAACCCAGTCCAACGGTACGCCCCTGCGCCAGGTACCACTGGCGCAGCGTTTTGTTATTCCACTGAAACAGCATATTGGCGCTGAAGGTGAGTTGTGCGTTAGTGTCGGCGATAAAGTACTGCGCGGCCAGCCGCTTACCCGTGGACGCGGCAAAATGCTGCCAGTTCACGCGCCCACCTCGGGTACCGTTACGGCTATTGCGCCCCACTCTACGGCTCATCCTTCAGCTTTAGCTGAATTAAGCGTGATTATTGATGCCGATGGCGAAGACTGCTGGATCCCGCGCGACGGCTGGGACGATTATCGCTCTCGCAGTCGCGAAGAGTTAATCGAGCGCATTCATCAGTTTGGTGTTGCCGGGCTGGGTGGTGCGGGATTCCCGACAGGCGTTAAATTGCAGGGCGGCGGAGATAAGATTGAAACGTTGATTATCAACGCTGCTGAGTGCGAGCCGTACATTACCGCCGATGACCGTTTGATGCAGGATTGCGCGGCTCAGGTCGTAGAGGGTATTCGCATTCTTGCGCATATTCTGCAGCCACGCGAAATTCTTATCGGCATTGAAGATAACAAACCGCAGGCGATTTCCATGCTGCGCGCGGTGCTGGCGGACTCTCACGATATTTCTCTGCGGGTGATTCCAACCAAATATCCTTCTGGCGGTGCTAAACAATTAACCTACATTCTGACCGGGAAGCAGGTTCCACATGGCGGGCGTTCATCCGATATCGGCGTATTAATGCAAAACGTCGGCACTGCTTATGCAGTGAAACGTGCCGTTATCGATGGCGAACCGATTACTGAGCGTGTCGTGACCCTGACTGGCGAAGCAATCGCACGCCCGGGCAACGTCTGGGCACGGCTGGGTACGCCAGTGCGTCATTTATTGAATGATGCCAGATTCTGCCCCTCTGCCGATCAAATGGTGATTATGGGCGGCCCGCTAATGGGCTTTACCTTGCCATGGCTGGATGTCCCGGTCGTAAAGATTACCAACTGTCTGTTGGCTCCCTCTGCCAATGAGCTTGGCGAACCACAGGAAGAACAAAATTGCATCCGTTGTAGCGCCTGTGCTGACGCCTGCCCTGCGGATCTTTTGCCGCAACAGTTGTACTGGTTCAGCAAAGGTCAACAACACGATAAAGCCACCACGCATAACATTGCCGACTGCATTGAATGTGGGGCTTGCGCGTGGGTTTGCCCGAGCAATATTCCCCTGGTGCAATATTTCCGTCAGGAAAAAGCTGAAATTGCGGCTATTCGTCAGGAAGAAAAGCGCGCCGCAGAAGCCAAAGCGCGTTTCGAAGCGCGCCAGGCTCGTCTGGAGCGCGAAAAAGCGGCTCGCCTTGAACGACATAAGAGCGCAGCCGTTCAACCTGCAGCCAAAGATAAAGATGCGATTGCTGCCGCTCTGGCGCGGGTGAAAGAGAAACAGGCCCAGGCTACACAGCCTATTGTGATTAAAGCGGGCGAACGCCCGGATAACAGCGCAATTATTGCAGCACGGGAAGCCCGTAAAGCGCAAGCCAGAGCGAAACAGGCAGAACTGCAGCAAACTAACGACGCAGCAACCGTTGCTGATCCACGTAAAACTGCCGTTGAAGCCGCTATCGCCCGCGCCAAAGCGCGCAAGCTGGAGCAGCAACAGGCTAATGCGGAGCCAGAAGAACAGGTTGATCCGCGCAAATCCGCCGTCGAAGCCGCGATTGCCCGTGCCAAAGCACGCAAGCTGGAACAGCAACAGGCTAATGCCGAACCAGAACAACAGGTCGATCCGCGCAAAGCCGCCGTCGAAGCTGCGATTGCCCGTGCCAAAGCACGCAAGCTGGAACAGCAACAGGCTAATGCCGAACCAGACGAAACGGTCGATCCGCGCAAAGCCGCCGTCGAAGCCGCTATTGCCCGCGTCAAAGCACGCAAGCTGGAACAGCAACAGGCTAATGCGGAACCAGAAGAACAGGTCGATCCGCGCAAAGCCGCCGTCGAAGCTGCGATTGCCCGTGCCAAAGCACGCAAGCGGGAACAGCAGCAGGCTAATGCGGAGGCAGAAGAACCTGTCGATCCGCGCAAAGCGGCAGTTGCCGCGGCTATTGCCCGCGTTCAGGCCAAAAAAGCCGCCCAGCAAAAGGTTGTAAACGAGGACTAA
- the rsxB gene encoding electron transport complex subunit RsxB, whose amino-acid sequence MNAIWIAVAAVSLLGLAFGAILGYASRRFAVEDDPVVEKIDEILPQSQCGQCGYPGCRPYAEAISCNGEKINRCAPGGEAVMLKIAELLNVEPQPLDGEAQELTPARMVAVIDENNCIGCTKCIQACPVDAIVGATRAMHTVMSDLCTGCNLCVDPCPTHCISLQPVAETPDSWKWDLNTIPVRIIPVEHHA is encoded by the coding sequence ATGAATGCTATCTGGATTGCCGTTGCCGCCGTGAGCCTGCTGGGCCTGGCGTTTGGCGCCATTCTGGGTTATGCCTCCCGCCGTTTTGCGGTGGAAGACGATCCGGTCGTTGAGAAAATTGACGAAATCTTACCGCAGAGCCAGTGTGGTCAATGCGGTTATCCCGGCTGTCGCCCCTACGCGGAAGCCATCAGCTGTAACGGTGAAAAAATTAACCGCTGCGCCCCAGGTGGCGAAGCTGTGATGCTAAAAATTGCTGAGTTGCTTAATGTCGAGCCACAGCCGCTGGATGGCGAAGCGCAAGAGCTAACGCCTGCGCGGATGGTGGCGGTTATTGATGAAAATAACTGTATTGGCTGCACTAAATGTATTCAGGCGTGTCCGGTAGACGCCATCGTTGGTGCTACCCGCGCCATGCATACGGTAATGAGTGATCTCTGTACGGGCTGCAATTTATGTGTTGATCCGTGCCCGACGCACTGCATCTCGTTGCAACCGGTTGCAGAAACACCTGACTCCTGGAAATGGGATCTGAACACCATTCCCGTGCGTATCATTCCCGTGGAACACCATGCTTAA
- the rsxA gene encoding electron transport complex subunit RsxA yields MTDYLLLFVGTVLVNNFVLVKFLGLCPFMGVSKKLETAMGMGLATTFVMTLASICAWLIDTWILIPLNLIYLRTLAFILVIAVVVQFTEMVVRKTSPVLYRLLGIFLPLITTNCAVLGVALLNINLGHNFLQSALYGFSAAVGFSLVMVLFAAIRERLAVADVPAPFRGNAIALITAGLMSLAFMGFSGLVKL; encoded by the coding sequence ATGACTGACTACCTGTTACTGTTTGTCGGAACTGTACTGGTCAATAACTTTGTACTGGTCAAGTTTCTCGGCCTCTGTCCGTTTATGGGGGTTTCCAAAAAGCTGGAAACCGCGATGGGCATGGGGCTGGCTACAACGTTTGTGATGACGCTGGCGTCTATTTGCGCCTGGCTTATCGATACGTGGATTTTGATCCCGCTTAATCTGATTTACCTGCGCACCCTGGCGTTTATTCTGGTGATTGCTGTGGTTGTGCAGTTCACCGAGATGGTGGTGCGCAAAACCAGCCCGGTGCTTTACCGTCTGCTGGGGATTTTTTTGCCGCTTATCACCACCAACTGTGCAGTGCTCGGCGTGGCGTTGCTGAATATCAATCTCGGGCACAATTTCTTGCAGTCGGCGCTGTACGGTTTTTCCGCCGCTGTCGGTTTCTCGCTGGTGATGGTGCTCTTCGCCGCCATCCGCGAACGCCTTGCTGTGGCTGATGTCCCGGCACCTTTTCGCGGTAATGCCATTGCGTTAATTACCGCAGGTCTTATGTCTCTGGCCTTTATGGGCTTTAGTGGTTTGGTGAAGTTGTAA
- the ydgK gene encoding DUF2569 domain-containing protein, producing the protein MTTTTPQRIGGWLLGPLAWLLVALLSTTLALLLYTAALSSPQTFQTLGEQALTTQILWGVSFITAIAMWYYTLWLTIAFFKRRRCVPKHYIIWLLISVLLAVKAFAFSPVEDGIAVRQLLFTLLATALIVPYFKRSSRVKATFVNP; encoded by the coding sequence ATGACCACCACAACGCCACAACGTATTGGAGGCTGGTTGCTTGGCCCATTGGCCTGGCTTTTAGTCGCTCTGTTAAGTACGACGCTGGCGTTGTTGCTGTATACCGCTGCGTTATCTTCTCCGCAAACATTTCAAACGCTCGGCGAACAAGCACTGACGACACAAATCTTATGGGGCGTTTCTTTTATTACCGCTATCGCCATGTGGTATTACACACTGTGGTTGACCATCGCTTTCTTTAAACGTCGGCGTTGTGTTCCTAAACACTATATTATCTGGCTGCTTATTTCCGTATTGCTGGCAGTAAAAGCGTTCGCTTTTTCACCCGTGGAAGATGGCATAGCCGTTCGCCAGTTACTGTTTACTTTGTTGGCAACCGCATTGATCGTCCCCTATTTTAAACGCTCGTCGCGGGTGAAAGCGACGTTTGTGAATCCGTAA
- the ydgT gene encoding transcription modulator YdgT codes for MTVQDYLLKFRKISSLESLEKLYDHLNYTLTDDQELINMYRAADHRRAELVSGGRLFDLGQVPKSVWHYVQ; via the coding sequence ATGACTGTTCAGGACTACTTATTAAAATTTCGCAAAATCAGTTCACTCGAAAGTCTGGAAAAACTCTACGACCATCTTAATTACACCCTGACGGACGATCAGGAACTGATCAATATGTATCGTGCTGCCGATCACCGTCGCGCAGAGCTGGTTTCTGGCGGGCGTTTGTTTGACCTCGGCCAGGTACCGAAGTCCGTCTGGCACTATGTCCAATAA
- the blr gene encoding division septum protein Blr, which produces MNRLIELTGWIVLVVSVILLGVASHIDNYQPPEQSATVQHK; this is translated from the coding sequence ATGAATCGTCTTATTGAATTAACAGGTTGGATCGTTCTTGTCGTTTCAGTCATTCTTCTTGGCGTGGCGAGTCACATTGACAACTATCAGCCACCTGAACAGAGTGCTACGGTACAACACAAGTAA
- the ydgJ gene encoding oxidoreductase has product MSDNIRVGLIGYGYASKTFHAPLIAGTPGLELAVISSSDETKVKADWPTVTVVSEPKHLFNDPNIDLIVIPTPNDTHFPLAKAALEAGKHVVVDKPFTVTLSQARELEALAKSLGRVLSVFHNRRWDSDFLTLKGLLAEGVLGEVAYFESHFDRFRPQVRDRWREQGGPGSGIWYDLAPHLLDQAITLFGLPVSMTVDLAQLRPGAQSTDYFHAILSYPQRRVILHGTMLAAAESARYIVHGSRGSYVKYGLDPQEERLKNGERLPQEDWGYDMRDGVLTRVEGEERVEETLLTVPGNYPAYYAAIRDALNGDGENPVPSSQAIQVMELIELGIESAKHRATLCLA; this is encoded by the coding sequence ATGAGCGACAACATCCGTGTTGGGTTGATTGGGTATGGTTATGCGAGCAAAACCTTCCATGCGCCCCTGATTGCGGGCACGCCCGGGCTGGAACTGGCGGTAATCTCCAGCAGCGATGAAACAAAAGTAAAAGCCGACTGGCCAACGGTTACGGTTGTCTCTGAGCCGAAGCATCTGTTTAACGATCCCAACATAGACCTGATTGTCATCCCTACACCCAACGATACCCATTTCCCGTTAGCCAAAGCGGCGCTTGAGGCGGGTAAACATGTGGTCGTTGATAAACCCTTTACCGTGACACTGTCACAAGCGCGAGAGCTGGAAGCGCTGGCAAAAAGCCTGGGGCGTGTGCTGTCTGTATTCCATAACCGTCGCTGGGATAGCGATTTCTTGACGCTAAAAGGTTTGCTCGCGGAAGGCGTACTGGGTGAAGTTGCTTACTTTGAGTCTCATTTTGACCGCTTCCGTCCGCAGGTGCGCGATCGTTGGCGTGAACAGGGCGGCCCTGGCAGCGGTATCTGGTACGATTTAGCACCGCATCTTCTTGATCAGGCCATTACGCTATTTGGTTTACCGGTTAGCATGACGGTAGATTTGGCACAGTTACGGCCCGGAGCGCAGTCGACTGATTATTTCCACGCCATCTTGTCCTATCCGCAGCGGCGAGTCATTTTACACGGCACCATGCTGGCAGCCGCTGAGTCAGCACGTTATATCGTGCATGGATCCCGAGGCAGTTATGTGAAATATGGCCTCGATCCACAGGAAGAACGTCTGAAAAATGGCGAGCGTCTGCCGCAGGAAGACTGGGGCTACGATATGCGTGATGGCGTACTTACCCGCGTGGAAGGTGAGGAACGTGTCGAAGAAACGCTGTTGACGGTGCCGGGGAATTATCCGGCTTACTATGCGGCTATTCGTGATGCGTTAAATGGCGATGGTGAAAATCCGGTTCCGTCAAGTCAGGCAATCCAGGTAATGGAGTTGATTGAGCTGGGCATCGAATCCGCCAAACATCGCGCGACGCTGTGTCTGGCGTGA
- the add gene encoding adenosine deaminase, protein MIDTTLPLTDIHRHLDGNIRPQTILELGRQYNISLPAQSLETLIPHVQVIANEPDLVSFLTKLDWGVKVLASLDACRRVAFENIEDAARNGLHYVELRFSPGYMAMAHQLPVAGVVEAVIDGVREGCRTFGVQAKLIGIMSRTFGEAACQQELEAFLAHRDQITALDLAGDELGFPGSLFLSHFNRARDAGWHITVHAGEAAGPESIWQAIRELGAERIGHGVKAIEDRALMDFLAEQEIGIESCLTSNIQTSTVAELAAHPLKTFLEHGIRASINTDDPGVQGVDIIHEYTVAAPAAGLSREQIRQAQINGLEMAFLSAEEKRALREKVAAK, encoded by the coding sequence ATGATTGATACCACCCTGCCATTAACTGATATCCATCGCCACCTTGATGGCAACATTCGTCCCCAGACCATTCTTGAACTTGGCCGCCAGTATAATATCTCGCTTCCTGCACAATCCCTGGAAACACTGATTCCCCACGTTCAGGTCATTGCCAACGAACCCGATCTGGTGAGCTTTCTGACCAAACTTGACTGGGGCGTTAAAGTTCTCGCCTCTCTTGATGCTTGCCGCCGCGTGGCATTTGAAAACATTGAAGATGCAGCCCGTAACGGCCTGCACTATGTCGAGCTGCGTTTTTCACCGGGCTACATGGCAATGGCACATCAGCTGCCTGTAGCGGGTGTTGTCGAAGCGGTGATCGATGGCGTACGTGAAGGTTGCCGCACCTTTGGTGTGCAGGCGAAGCTTATCGGCATTATGAGCCGGACCTTCGGTGAAGCCGCCTGTCAGCAAGAACTGGAGGCCTTTTTAGCCCACCGTGACCAGATTACCGCACTTGATTTAGCCGGTGATGAACTTGGTTTCCCGGGAAGTCTGTTCCTTTCTCATTTCAACCGCGCGCGTGATGCGGGCTGGCATATTACCGTCCATGCAGGCGAAGCTGCCGGGCCGGAAAGCATCTGGCAGGCGATTCGTGAACTGGGGGCGGAGCGTATTGGACATGGCGTAAAAGCCATTGAAGATCGGGCGCTGATGGATTTTCTCGCCGAGCAGGAAATTGGTATTGAATCCTGTCTGACCTCCAATATTCAGACCAGCACCGTGGCAGAGCTGGCGGCACATCCGCTGAAAACGTTCCTTGAGCATGGCATTCGTGCCAGCATTAACACTGACGATCCCGGCGTACAGGGAGTGGATATCATTCACGAATATACCGTTGCCGCGCCGGCTGCTGGGTTATCCCGCGAGCAAATCCGCCAGGCGCAGATTAATGGTCTGGAAATGGCTTTCCTCAGCGCAGAGGAAAAACGCGCACTGCGAGAAAAAGTCGCCGCGAAGTAA
- the malY gene encoding bifunctional maltose regulon transcriptional repressor/cystathionine beta-lyase MalY, which produces MFDFSKVVDRHGTWCTQWDYVADRFGTADLLPFTISDMDFATAPCIIEALNQRLMHGVFGYSRWKNDEFLAAIAHWFSTQHYTAIDPQSVVYGPSVIYMVSELIRQWSETGEGVVIHTPAYDAFYKAIEGNQRTVMPVALEKQPDGWFCDMGKLEAVLAKPECKIMLLCSPQNPTGKVWTCDELEIMADLCERHGVRVISDEIHMDMVWGEQPHIPWSNVARGDWALLTSGSKSFNIPALTGAYGIIENSSSREAYLSALKGRDGLSSPSVLALTAHIAAYEQGAPWLDALRVYLKDNLTYIADKMNAAFPELNWQIPQSTYLAWLDLRPLNIDDNALQKALIEHEKVAIMPGYIYGEEGRGFVRLNAGCPRSKLEKGVAGLINAIRAVR; this is translated from the coding sequence ATGTTCGATTTTTCAAAGGTCGTGGATCGTCATGGCACATGGTGTACGCAGTGGGATTATGTCGCTGACCGTTTCGGCACTGCTGACCTGTTACCGTTCACGATTTCAGACATGGATTTTGCCACTGCCCCCTGCATTATCGAGGCGCTAAATCAGCGCCTGATGCACGGCGTGTTTGGCTACAGCCGCTGGAAAAACGATGAGTTTCTCGCGGCTATTGCCCACTGGTTTTCCACCCAGCATTACACCGCCATCGATCCTCAGTCGGTGGTGTATGGCCCTTCTGTTATCTATATGGTTTCAGAACTGATTCGTCAGTGGTCTGAAACAGGTGAAGGCGTGGTGATCCACACACCCGCCTATGACGCATTTTACAAGGCCATTGAAGGTAACCAGCGCACAGTAATGCCCGTTGCTTTAGAGAAGCAGCCTGACGGCTGGTTTTGCGATATGGGCAAGCTGGAAGCCGTGCTGGCGAAACCAGAATGTAAAATTATGCTCCTGTGTAGCCCACAGAATCCTACCGGGAAAGTGTGGACGTGCGATGAGCTGGAGATCATGGCTGACCTGTGTGAGCGTCATGGTGTGCGGGTTATCTCCGATGAAATCCATATGGATATGGTTTGGGGCGAGCAGCCGCATATTCCCTGGAGTAATGTGGCGCGCGGAGACTGGGCGTTACTCACGTCGGGCTCGAAAAGCTTTAATATTCCCGCCCTGACCGGTGCTTACGGGATAATAGAAAATAGCAGCAGCCGTGAAGCCTATTTATCGGCACTGAAAGGACGTGATGGCCTTTCTTCCCCTTCAGTACTGGCGTTAACTGCCCATATCGCCGCCTATGAGCAAGGCGCGCCGTGGCTGGATGCCTTACGCGTCTATCTGAAAGATAACCTGACGTATATCGCAGATAAAATGAACGCCGCATTCCCTGAACTCAATTGGCAGATCCCGCAATCCACTTATCTGGCCTGGCTTGATCTACGTCCGTTGAATATTGACGACAACGCGTTGCAAAAAGCGCTTATCGAGCATGAGAAGGTCGCGATCATGCCGGGGTATATCTACGGTGAAGAAGGTCGTGGTTTTGTCCGTCTCAATGCCGGCTGCCCACGTTCGAAACTGGAAAAAGGTGTTGCTGGATTAATTAACGCCATCCGCGCTGTTCGTTAA
- the malX gene encoding PTS maltose transporter subunit IICB gives MTAKTAPKVTLWEFFQQLGKTFMLPVALLSFCGIMLGIGSSLSSHDVITLIPVLGNPVLQAIFTWMSKIGSFAFSFLPVMFCIAIPLGLARENKGVAAFAGFVGYAVMNLAVNFWLTNKGILPTTDAAVLKANNIQSILGIQSIDTGILGAVIAGIIVWMLHERFHNIRLPDALAFFGGTRFVPIISSLVMGLVGLVIPLVWPIFAMGISGLGHMINSAGDFGPMLFGTGERLLLPFGLHHILVALIRFTDAGGTQEVCGQTVSGALTIFQAQLSCPTTHGFSESATRFLSQGKMPAFLGGLPGAALAMYHCARPENRHKIKGLLISGLIACVVGGTTEPLEFLFLFVAPVLYVIHALLTGLGFTVMSVLGVTIGNTDGNIIDFVVFGILHGLSTKWYMVPVVAAIWFVVYYVIFRFAITRFNLKTPGRDSEVASSIEKAVAGAPGKSGYNVPAILEALGGADNIVSLDNCITRLRLSVKDMSLVNVQALKDNRAIGVVQLNQHNLQVVIGPQVQSVKDEMAGLMHTVQA, from the coding sequence ATGACGGCGAAAACAGCACCGAAAGTCACGCTGTGGGAGTTCTTCCAGCAGTTAGGCAAAACCTTCATGTTACCCGTGGCATTATTGTCGTTCTGCGGCATTATGCTCGGCATTGGTAGTTCTCTTAGCAGCCATGATGTCATCACCCTGATCCCGGTCCTGGGCAACCCCGTGTTGCAGGCTATCTTTACCTGGATGAGTAAGATTGGCTCGTTTGCTTTTAGTTTCCTGCCAGTCATGTTCTGTATCGCCATCCCGCTGGGCCTGGCACGCGAAAACAAAGGTGTAGCGGCATTTGCTGGCTTTGTCGGTTATGCGGTAATGAATCTCGCGGTAAACTTCTGGTTGACCAATAAAGGCATTCTGCCAACCACGGACGCCGCGGTTCTGAAAGCCAATAACATTCAGAGCATTCTTGGGATCCAGTCGATCGACACCGGGATCCTCGGTGCAGTGATCGCCGGTATTATCGTCTGGATGCTGCATGAGCGTTTCCATAATATCCGCCTGCCGGATGCGCTGGCATTCTTCGGCGGTACGCGCTTCGTGCCAATCATCTCCTCACTGGTAATGGGTCTTGTCGGTCTGGTGATTCCATTAGTCTGGCCGATTTTCGCCATGGGTATTAGCGGCTTGGGCCATATGATAAACAGCGCGGGTGATTTCGGACCGATGCTGTTTGGTACCGGTGAACGTCTGCTGTTGCCGTTTGGTCTGCATCACATTCTGGTGGCATTAATTCGCTTTACCGACGCAGGCGGCACGCAGGAAGTCTGCGGTCAAACCGTCAGCGGCGCACTGACCATCTTCCAGGCGCAATTGAGTTGCCCGACCACTCACGGTTTTTCTGAAAGCGCCACGCGTTTCCTTTCGCAAGGCAAAATGCCTGCGTTTCTCGGCGGTCTGCCAGGTGCAGCGTTAGCTATGTATCACTGCGCGCGCCCGGAAAATCGCCATAAAATTAAAGGGCTGCTGATTTCTGGCCTGATCGCCTGTGTCGTTGGCGGCACGACCGAACCGCTGGAATTCCTGTTCCTGTTCGTAGCGCCAGTTCTGTATGTCATCCACGCGCTGTTAACCGGCCTCGGCTTCACCGTCATGTCTGTGCTCGGCGTCACCATCGGTAATACCGACGGCAATATCATCGACTTCGTGGTGTTCGGTATTTTGCATGGTCTGTCAACCAAGTGGTACATGGTGCCAGTGGTGGCGGCAATCTGGTTTGTCGTTTACTACGTCATCTTCCGTTTCGCTATCACCCGCTTCAATCTGAAAACCCCGGGGCGCGATAGCGAAGTTGCCAGCTCAATCGAAAAAGCCGTTGCCGGTGCACCGGGTAAATCAGGTTACAACGTTCCGGCAATCCTCGAAGCCTTAGGCGGTGCCGACAATATTGTCAGCCTCGATAACTGCATTACCCGTCTGCGTTTGTCTGTGAAAGATATGTCGCTTGTTAATGTGCAGGCACTGAAGGACAATCGGGCAATTGGCGTAGTACAACTCAATCAACATAACCTGCAGGTTGTTATCGGGCCACAAGTTCAGTCAGTAAAAGATGAAATGGCCGGTCTGATGCATACTGTTCAGGCATAA
- the malI gene encoding mal regulon transcriptional regulator MalI — MATAKKITIHDVALAAGVSVSTVSLVLSGKGRISTATGERVNAAIEELGFVRNRQASALRGGQSGVIGLIVRDLSAPFYAELTAGLTEALEAQGRMVFLLHGGKDGEQLAQRFSLLLNQGVDGVVIAGAAGSSDDLRRMAEEKAIPVIFASRASYLDDVDTVRPDNMQAAQLLTEHLIRNGHQRIAWLGGQSSSLTRAERVGGYCATLLKFGLPFHSDWVLECTSSQKQAAEAITALLRHNPTISAVVCYNETIAMGAWFGLLKAGRQSGESGVDRYFEQQVSLAAFTDATPTTLDDIPVTWASTPARELGTTLADRMMQKITHEETHSRNLIIPARLIAAK; from the coding sequence ATGGCTACCGCCAAAAAAATAACCATTCATGATGTTGCACTGGCTGCGGGTGTGTCGGTAAGCACCGTTTCGCTGGTGCTAAGTGGCAAAGGGCGAATCTCTACCGCCACAGGAGAACGCGTTAACGCCGCCATTGAAGAGCTGGGATTTGTGCGCAATCGTCAGGCGTCGGCGCTGCGCGGCGGGCAAAGCGGCGTCATTGGTTTGATCGTCCGTGATTTATCTGCGCCGTTTTACGCCGAATTAACGGCCGGATTGACGGAAGCTCTGGAAGCGCAGGGACGGATGGTTTTTTTGCTTCACGGCGGTAAAGACGGCGAGCAGCTGGCACAGCGGTTTTCACTGTTATTGAATCAGGGGGTCGATGGTGTGGTAATTGCCGGGGCTGCAGGAAGCAGCGATGACCTGCGACGGATGGCAGAAGAAAAAGCTATCCCGGTGATTTTCGCTTCCCGTGCCAGTTATCTTGATGATGTTGATACGGTTCGCCCGGATAACATGCAGGCTGCACAGTTGTTGACGGAGCATCTCATTCGCAATGGGCATCAGCGTATCGCCTGGCTGGGAGGGCAAAGTTCCTCATTAACCCGGGCAGAGCGGGTGGGGGGCTATTGTGCAACTCTACTAAAATTTGGCCTGCCGTTTCACAGCGATTGGGTGTTGGAGTGCACTTCCAGCCAGAAGCAAGCCGCGGAAGCTATCACGGCGCTTTTGCGTCATAACCCGACCATCAGTGCCGTGGTTTGCTACAACGAAACTATTGCGATGGGGGCCTGGTTTGGTTTGCTGAAAGCAGGGCGGCAAAGCGGGGAAAGCGGAGTCGATCGTTACTTTGAACAACAGGTTTCGTTGGCGGCATTTACCGATGCAACGCCAACCACACTTGATGACATACCTGTTACCTGGGCCAGCACGCCTGCGCGGGAACTTGGTACGACTCTTGCGGATCGCATGATGCAAAAAATCACCCACGAAGAGACGCATTCGCGCAATCTTATTATCCCCGCCCGGCTCATAGCGGCAAAATAA